The Methanocalculus alkaliphilus region GCTCTGATATCCTCATCAGGAGGATGGGATACAGAATAGAGATTACCGGCCTTGAAGGTGACCGGTGCACAACCTGCAACCGGAAGATACCGATGATACGATCATGACTGATGAACCGATGTTCCTCGTTGACCGGATGCTCGGTCCCCTCACCCGGTACCTCCGGTTCCTCGGATATGACAGCGAGAGTGCAGCCCTCCTCCCCGAAGGTGATCCGGGGGAGGACAATCACCTGCTCAAGAAGGCAGAGGAAGAGGGGCGGCTCCTCCTCACCCGTGATCGTGACCTTGCATCTCGTGCCGGCGAGCGGGGGATCTATATTGCGGATATTGATCTCCCTGATCAGATCCGGCTCCTGCATGAGAAAGGGCTCATCAGCCTCGATGTCCGTCTGATCCGGTGCTCGGTCTGTAACACGCTTCTGCGGGAGGCGGCGGCTGATGAGATAGCGGGGGCATCCTATGCCCCAAAACCCTCTGATCTATTTACCTTCCTCTGGTGCCCGGGGTGCTCCCGGCTCTACTGGAACGGATCTCATACGGAGAGCATCATCAGGCGGATACGCGGGCTTTATGAGCGCGGGAGATCACCCTGATCCCGCCAGTACTCATACTCGGAGATCCAGAGATCTTTATTGAAGGAGACGAGTTCGATCATCCTCTCCCGCATCACCCGGTGCTCCTCCTCCTGATCGGGATACTGCCTCTTCTCTCGGATGGCCCTGACAAGATCGGATCCGAGCTCCTTTGCATCCGGGATCGCACGCTCCACTGCCATCGGATCTCCACAAATATTCACCCCGAGCGAGCCGGTTGTCGTCCCGCCAAGCACTCTGATGACGCTGTTTTGGTACTCTGCAACTCCCTCGGCATTGGCTCCACCTGCTGTTGAGATACTACATCCATACGTTCCGCTGAGCCGCTGGGTATGAATCGCATCGGCGAGCCGATCAAAGAAGGTCTTCAACTGGGCGGTCACCGAGTTGATATACACCGGAGAGGAGAGGATAACCCCGTCTGATGTAAGGAGATGGTGGTAGAGTACCTCAAAGTCGTCACTCTGAAAACAGTGGCCTGTCCGGTAACAGCTTCCGCAGCCCGTGCAGTACCCGATATCAAGGTCACAGATATCAAACGTAACCTTTTCTGCCCCTTCAGCCAGCACTCCCTCACAGGCGCCCTGAAGAAGACGTCGGGTTGCACTCTCCTCTCCACGCGGGCTTCCGTTGATCGCAAGAATTTTCATAGATACTCCTTATCTCTCCTCCCTTTGAATCTTCCGATTGAGGATTTAATTTATAAATTGTCAGAAAGAAATGTACTTCCATATTATGACCGGACATCAGTATCTTCATCAGCTCGATGATGGTATCCTGATCACAACACGGGACGGCACGAT contains the following coding sequences:
- a CDS encoding Mut7-C RNAse domain-containing protein, with translation MTDEPMFLVDRMLGPLTRYLRFLGYDSESAALLPEGDPGEDNHLLKKAEEEGRLLLTRDRDLASRAGERGIYIADIDLPDQIRLLHEKGLISLDVRLIRCSVCNTLLREAAADEIAGASYAPKPSDLFTFLWCPGCSRLYWNGSHTESIIRRIRGLYERGRSP
- a CDS encoding flavodoxin family protein; this encodes MKILAINGSPRGEESATRRLLQGACEGVLAEGAEKVTFDICDLDIGYCTGCGSCYRTGHCFQSDDFEVLYHHLLTSDGVILSSPVYINSVTAQLKTFFDRLADAIHTQRLSGTYGCSISTAGGANAEGVAEYQNSVIRVLGGTTTGSLGVNICGDPMAVERAIPDAKELGSDLVRAIREKRQYPDQEEEHRVMRERMIELVSFNKDLWISEYEYWRDQGDLPRS